A single genomic interval of Calypte anna isolate BGI_N300 chromosome 3, bCalAnn1_v1.p, whole genome shotgun sequence harbors:
- the STX11 gene encoding syntaxin-11 produces the protein MKDRLNELREIARVHNQEFSDNEDDENSPQNVLLYETDYALEILHKDIQNIRTENDQLKEDVKRLRRQNRRFLTSMRRLSSIKRDTNCIARDIKARGESIHRKLQIMRDFSEDAITKYGAMSVMARVAKNHYVDLMHAFQEAMFEYNEAEMNQRENCKIRIQRQLEIMGKDVSGNQIEEMIEQGKWDVFSENLLSDVKGARSALNEIETRHKELVKLEGRIKEIHELFLQVALLVEEQADTFDVIEINMQNVEDYVGEGKDQVKKALEYRRKHPLRTILCCCLSCFRR, from the coding sequence ATGAAAGATCGGCTGAACGAGCTGCGTGAAATCGCCAGGGTACACAATCAAGAGTTTTCTGACaatgaagatgatgaaaatTCACCCCAAAATGTTCTCCTTTATGAGACTGATTATGCCTTGGAAATTCTTCATAAAGACATACAGAACATCCGGACAGAAAATGACCAGCTGAAGGAGGATGTCAAGCGGCTCAGAAGGCAAAACAGGCGGTTCCTTACTTCCATGCGACGTCTGAGTAGCATCAAAAGAGACACCAACTGCATTGCCAGAGACATCAAGGCCCGCGGAGAAAGCATCCACAGGAAACTCCAGATAATGAGAGATTTCAGTGAGGATGCAATCACAAAATATGGGGCTATGTCTGTCATGGCCAGGGTAGCAAAGAACCACTATGTTGACCTCATGCATGCATTTCAGGAGGCTATGTTTGAATACAACGAGGCAGAGATGAACCAGCGGGAGAACTGCAAGATTCGGATTCAGCGGCAGCTAGAAATCATGGGCAAAGATGTTTCTGGCAACCAGATTGAGGAGATGATTGAGCAAGGCAAGTGGGACGTCTTCTCTGAGAATCTCTTGTCAGATGTTAAGGGGGCTCGCTCAGCCTTGAATGAGATTGAGACACGTCATAAGGAGCTGGTGAAGTTAGAAGGCCGCATTAAGGAAATTCACGAGCTCTTTCTGCAGGTGGCTCTGCTCGTGGAGGAGCAGGCGGACACCTTTGATGTCATTGAGATAAATATGCAAAATGTTGAGGACTATGTAGGAGAAGGTAAAGACCAAGTGAAAAAGGCTTTGgaatacagaagaaaacaccCCCTCAGAACaatcctctgctgctgcttatcCTGTTTCAGAAGGTGA